DNA from bacterium:
CGCCCCCTCCAGAAGTTGATCGACGCAACGCCAGCCGGCGGAGAGCTGCGACTCGAGCCGGGCGTGTACGCCGGGCCCGTCGTCGTCACGCTGCCGATCCTGATCGATGGCGCCGGCAAGGCCACGGTCGATTCTGGCGGCAAGGGCTCCGTATTCGTCCTTGAAACGAATGGCGCCCAGCTTCGCGGGCTCACCCTGCGAGGCTCCGGCGAGAATCACGACACGCTCGACGCCGGTGTCCAGATACGCGGCGACCACAACGTCGTCGAAGACAACGTCATCGAGGATTGCCTCTTCGGCGTAGATCTGGCCCAGTCCGATGACAACATCGTCCGCAACAACCGGATTCGTTCCAAGGATCTCGAACTCGGTATTCGGGGAGATGCCATCCGGCTCTGGTACAGCCAACGCAACCAGATCCTGGGCAACCAGATCGAGAATGCCCGTGACATGGTGGTCTGGTACTCCGGCGACAATCGGATCATCGGCAATCGGGTACGAGGCAGCCGCTACGCCCTCCACTTCATGTATGCGAAACGCAACGAGGTGGAGGAGAACGACTATCGCGACAACATGGTCGGCATCTTCCTGATGTACAGCGACGACGTCGAGATCCGGCGCAACCGCATCGTCGGCGCACAGGGCGCGACCGGCATGGGCGTCGGATTCAAGGAGAGCAGCGGCGTCGTCCTCGAAGAGAACGAGATCATCTACTGCGCCAAGGGCATCTATCTCGACATCTCACCCTATGAAACGGATCGGGCGAACAGGTTCGAACGCAACCAGTTGGCCTACAACGGCGTCGGCGTCCTCTTTCATAGCCAGTGGCGCGGCAACCTCTTCGCCAACAACGACTTCGTCGACAACTTCACCCAGGTGGCCGTGCGCGGTGGTGGCCACGCCATGGCCCACACCTGGAAAGGCAACTACTGGGACGACTACCAGGGCTTCGACCGGGATGGTGACGGAGGGGGCGACCTCCCCCACAAGGCGTTCGCCTACTCCGACCGGATGTGGATGGACAAGCCGGCGGCGGCGTTCTTCCGCGCCTCCCCTGTCTTCGAGGTCCTCGATTTCCTCGACCGGTTGGCTCCGTTCATCGATCCGCTGCAGATCCTGGAGGATCCGAGCCCGCGCTTCGAGCCGCGGGGTTTCTGACCATGAGCGACACGTCGGAGCAGAAGAAGAAGACCCAGAAGCGGCGGCCGCGCCGCAGATTGAGCCGCCAGGAAGAGAATCGCCGGCGTTTCCTGCGCGCCGGCGTCGTGACCGGAGCCATCGTGGCCCTGCAACCGGTCTTCTCCTGGGTGAGCCGGCGATTCGGCCGGCTTCGCTTGCGACCGCCTGGCGCCTTGGAGGAAGAGACGACATTCCTCGGTGCCTGCATCAAGTGCGGCCAATGCGTTCAGGTCTGTCCGGTCGAAGCCATCCTGCTCGCGGACTTGAACGATGGCCTCGGACACGGCGCCCCGTACATCGAGCCGCGGGATCAGGCCTGCGATTTCTCTTGCGACGCACTCTCCTGCATTCTCGCCTGCCCCACGGGCGCACTCAGCCATGAGCTTGGCGCGAAAGAGGAAGTCTCCATCGGCATCGCGAAGCTGAGCCGGCCCGATGCCTGCCTTGCACGGCGCGGAGAGGGCTTTCGCGGACCTGCGCGTGGTGGGCAGTTTCCCGGGCGCCTGCGCTACGAAGAAATCGATCGCTGGGTTCCGCAGCCGGTACGAGATTACGAGTACGACGTGGAACTCTGCGATCTCTGCGTGCGAGAGTGCCCGATCGGTACGACCGCCCTCCGCCTGGAGCCGCTTCCGGACGGCAAGGGCTCCACGCCGGTAGTCGGCGACGCCTGCGTTGGCTGCGGCGTCTGTGAGATGATCTGCCCTGAGGAACCGACCTGTATCGAGATCATTCCATCCGCCGCGGAAGCCCGGGCATGAGATTGCTGCGCGACATCGGCGTGATGCTCGGGCGTGCTCCGGAAAAGCCCAAACAGAAAACCGACATGGCGGAGATCCTCCACGCCCGCAAACGCGGCAAGGGCGGAGTCAACATCGCTCGGCTGATCGAAGAGATTGCCCAGGCCAAGACCGTGCATACCTGGCGAAATCGCCGCTGGGCGGTCCTGATCGGTGTGAACCTGCTCTTCACGCTCTCCTTCTTCCTCGACATCCAGATCCTCGAGGGATCCCTCACCGCCTCCCGCTTCCTGGGCTTCCACATGGCGGACATCTACTCCGGCCTGCTCGTGGTGCTCGCCGAGAAGCACGTCGCCGTGAATCTGGTGATCGGAAGCGTGACGATCCTCCTGCTCTGGGGCCTGATCGGAGGGCGCGCCTTCTGCTCCTGGGTCTGCCCCTACCATCTGGTCGCCGAGTTCGCCGAAATGGCGCACGTATGGCTGGCCAAGAAAGGGCTCGTGCAGGATCACGCGCTCCACCGGGGTGTGCGCGTCGTCTTCTGGGTGATGTTCGCACTCCTCGCCTTCGTCACCGGACACGCGCTCTTCCTCACCGTGAACCCGATCGGCGTACTGAGCCGCGCCCTCGTCTACGGCCCGAGCCTGGCGCTTCTCTGGGTGCTGCTGCTTCTCGTCTTCGAGGTGGTCTATTCGCGGCGGGCCTGGTGCCGCTACGTCTGTCCGATCGGCCTCACCTACGGCGTGCTCGGAGCAGCGGCGCCGGTGCGTATCCGGTACCACCTGGAGGCCTGCGCACACGAGGGCGAGTGCCGCGCAGTATGCGAGGTGCCTCACGTGCTCGATCTCACCATCAAGAACCGCGCCCCTGCCGCGCACATGGATATCGGCCCGGATTGCACGCGCTGTGGCCTGTGCGTCGATATCTGCCCGACCAGCTCACTCACCTTCAATGTGAAGGGATTGGACAGGATCCTATGACGATCCAGGCGAAACATGTAACGAAGCGCTTCGACAAGGCGGCGGTGCTCGATGATCTCAGCCTCGACATCAGCGCCGGCGACCGGATCGCCCTGGTCGGCGCCAACGGCGCCGGGAAGACGACCCTCGTGCGCTGCCTCCTGGGCGAATACCGGTATGAGGGAGAGATCTCGATTGGCGGCCTGGAGCCCCGCAAGGATCGTCGCGAAGTGTTGCGAAGGGTCGGCTTCGTCCCGCAGCTCCCGCCGCCCTTGCGCATGACGGCACGTCACCTGATCGATTTCACGGCGCGAATCGCTGGCTGCGACGCAGGACGGATCGACGACACAACGGCGCGCCTGGGCCTCGATCTCGCCAGCCTGGCAGGGCGTCCGTTCGTCAAACTCTCCGGAGGCCAGAAACAGAAGCTGCTGATCGCCTGCGCCCTGGGCCGGCCCTGCGATTTGCTCTTCCTCGATGAGCCCGCGGCAAACCTCGACCCGGATGCTCGGAGCGTATTCTTCTCGCTCCTCGAGGAGCGTGTCGGCCACGCCACGATGCTCGTCTCCAGCCACCGCCTCGATGAAGTCGCTCCCCTGGTCGGGCGAGTCGTCGAACTCGACCTGGGAAAGGTCGTGCTCGACGATCGGGTAGCGGATGCAGGCGCGATCACGGATCGCCTCCACTGCATCGTCGAGCTTGCGCGCCCGGACACCGCGTGCCGAGCTGCCCTCCTCGACTGGACACTCGCGGCAGACGAAGCGGGCCTGCTCTTCTCCGGCGAGATTGCTGGCCCCGACAGGCTGCGCTTTCTCGGCACCGCCTCCCGCTACTCCGGCGTGATCCGCCGCCTCGAAATCGAAACGAAGGAGCCCTCGTGAGCCGGCCCATTCTCCTTGTGTTGATCCTTCTCCTGGCCGGCTGCGGATTGCAGCCGAGCACAGGCCCCGTCGAGCCCACCTGGGATCGCGACAGCTGCGAGCATTGCCGAATGACCATCAGTGATCGCCATTTTGCCACGCAGATCCGTTCGGCCAGCGACGGCACCTTGCGGCACTTCGACGATCCTGGCTGCGCTGTCCTGGGGCAGGGTGATGCGGGTTCACCCGACGACGAAATCTGGGTCCGCGATGCGAAAGGCGACGCCTGGCTCGATGCGCGAAGCGCCCGCTTCAGCACGGGCCACAAGACCCCGATGGGCCACGGCTACGGCGCAACAAAAGACGAAGGCGACCTCGATTGGGCGACGGTCGAAAACCAGGTGCGGGAACGAGAACGTGAGCGAAGAGAACACACTGCCCACTGAAGCAGGCGCCGTGCCGGCCCTTTCGAGGGAGCCCGAGGCATTGCACGCGCCCGCGCCGAGCGGAGGACTGCGCCATGTGATCAGCCTGGAACTGGCGGAGTCGCTCCGCGCCCGCTGGTTCCTGGTCTACGCCCTCGTCTTTCCGGGCCTGGTGGCCCTGCTCTTCGCCTTCACGCTTACCGAATCCCGCATCCTCGGCTTCATGGGTCTCTCGCGCCTGCTCGTGACCTACATCCAGGTTTGCATGGCGATCCTGCCGATCTTTGTGCTGGTCACGACCGTTCGTTCGGTGGCCGGAGACCGGGAGGCTGGGATCTTCGAGTACCTGCTGGCACTTCCCATCGGCCTCGGCGCCTGGTACTGGGGACGAATCATCGCCCGCTTCGGCCTCGTCTTCCTTCCCGTCCTCATCGCATTGCTAGGCGCTGCCACCTGGGGATGGATCCAGGAGATCCCCTTTCAGGTCTCCACCCTGGCCATCTATTCCGCGCTGCTGCTCGCTTTGACGGCATGCTTCCTGGGCATCGGCATGCTGATATCGGTGCTCGCCCGCTCGGTCGACGCCGCCCAGGGCAGCGCCTTCGTGCTCTGGCTCTTCCTCGTCCTCTTCCTCGATCTGATCCTGCTCGGCACATTGATCGAGGAACACATTCCCGCCGAGACGGCCGTCGCCATTGCCCTCGCCAATCCTCTGCAGGTCTTCCGTACCGCCGCGATGGCGCTCTTCGATCCGGATCTGGTGCTGCTCGGCCCGGCGGCCTTCGTGATCCTCGATTTCTTCGGCCCCAAGGGCTTCCTGGCCTGGGCCGTGTTCTACCCGACCGCCCTTGGCAGCTTGTGCGCGCTGCTCGGGTTCTGGCGCTTCCGGAACTCGGACCTTCCCTGATCGGAATCAACTCTCGGGGTGAGAGAGTCGACTCGCCGCCTGACGAAACGCGGCGACCTCCCGGCTGGAGGGAGAGGGAAGATCCGGCTCGCCTCCGTGCTTGGCGACGCGCTCCAGTTCGTCCGTGATGCGACGCATCGGACGCAATAGCCCGCCTCGAATCAGGACGAAGATTCCTGCCGAAAAGATCGCTGAGCCGACGAGCACGGCGACGAGCAAATCGATGATCAAACGCACGGAGTCACGCTTCAGCATCGCGATGTCGTGCTGCATCTCGAGCAACCAGAGCTTGCCGTCGGCTTCGCGCAAAGGTGGCGCGACGTAGGTGAGCGTCGTGCCGTCCACCTCGCTGCGGCCGCGCCCCCATCCCTGGGAGGGCTTGGCCGTCTCAGCGGGCAACGGTTCCAGGCGAATTCCCGCGTCGGAGATACTGCGCAATCGCTCGAGCAGCGCTTCGACATCCGAACCCTGCTCGAGAGCCCCTTCGAGCGCCGCATGTACCAGCCCCGAAGTTCGATGGGCGTGGAGCTGCGCGTTGCGGATATCCCGCTCGTAGAGCCGGTAGGGAAGGATCGCGAGCGTCCCGGTGATGGCGATCACGGCGATGGCAGCAAGAGCCTGAACGAGCCGCTTTTCGAAGCTGGGAAGACCCGGAACTGCCATTGCGCCCACCTCCCGGTAGCTGAAGGAACGCTACCCAGACGCCGATTCTACCGCGACGGGGCGTGTTGGCCCGCCGAATCCCCCGGTTTGACGCTCCGACACCAATTGCCGACACTCCTGTCGCTCGCGCGCCGGTAGCTCAGCTGGATAGAGCACCAGGCTTCGAACCTGGGGGTCGGGGGTTCGAATCCCTCCCGGCGTGCCATTGATTCCGCGCAGATACGCGGTTCATCCAACGCGTCTTCATCGGCGGGGGCCGTATAGGGACAGTTTCATCGTCGCCCAGCGGTGTCGGGCATAGTGGAGCTTGAGAGGGCGGACGCCCTGCTTCTGTGCGCGGCGGCGAACGCGGCGCCAGGCTCGGTCGATGTTGGCCGGGTCGGGTGCACCACCCGCCGAAGGACGGCTCAAGCGGGGGCAGGGATCTTGGCCGCAGCGAACTGCGCGGACATCAGGACCGCGTTCAGGCCCGGACCAGGCATCGTGTTGTGACCGACGAGGTAGAGGTTGTGAAGATCGGGATCCTCGTTGGGAAAGAACTCCTTGCCGAGTTCCGGACTCGTCACCTGACGGCCGAAGCACGCTCCATGGGGGAGCGAGCACGTGGACTCCAGGTCCAAGGGGGTCCGGTGGAATCCCTGGGTGATGTTCGCTGACAGATTCGGCAGGAGGTATTCCTCGAGTCGCGCAACGATGTCTTCGACGAGCTTGGCGCTCACCTCTTCCCAGCGAACGTCGCACTCGAGATTCGGTACCGAGAGGTAGACGCTGAAGTGGTCGCCGCCTTCCGGCGAGAAGCTGCGGTCGTAGAAGCCGCCGCGATAGACGCCGAGCAGCAGTTCGTCCGGCATCACGCCTTCAGCGTAGACCTGCGAGCAGAACCTCTCCGTATCGGCAGGGAAGACGACCGTCATGGGCGGAAGGTCGGAGTAGGGCCGACGCGTCGTGAAGTGGTACGAGAATATGCTGGGCGAGTACTTGATGTCGCCGAGGAGATCTCTCGACTTCGCGCCGCATTCATCGGGAATCAATCTGCCATAGAGATCGTGAGGCGAGATATTGCTCACCACGTGGCTGACCGCGATCTCCTTCCCCGAGCTCAGTACGGC
Protein-coding regions in this window:
- a CDS encoding NapH/MauN family ferredoxin-type protein yields the protein MRLLRDIGVMLGRAPEKPKQKTDMAEILHARKRGKGGVNIARLIEEIAQAKTVHTWRNRRWAVLIGVNLLFTLSFFLDIQILEGSLTASRFLGFHMADIYSGLLVVLAEKHVAVNLVIGSVTILLLWGLIGGRAFCSWVCPYHLVAEFAEMAHVWLAKKGLVQDHALHRGVRVVFWVMFALLAFVTGHALFLTVNPIGVLSRALVYGPSLALLWVLLLLVFEVVYSRRAWCRYVCPIGLTYGVLGAAAPVRIRYHLEACAHEGECRAVCEVPHVLDLTIKNRAPAAHMDIGPDCTRCGLCVDICPTSSLTFNVKGLDRIL
- a CDS encoding 4Fe-4S dicluster domain-containing protein encodes the protein MSDTSEQKKKTQKRRPRRRLSRQEENRRRFLRAGVVTGAIVALQPVFSWVSRRFGRLRLRPPGALEEETTFLGACIKCGQCVQVCPVEAILLADLNDGLGHGAPYIEPRDQACDFSCDALSCILACPTGALSHELGAKEEVSIGIAKLSRPDACLARRGEGFRGPARGGQFPGRLRYEEIDRWVPQPVRDYEYDVELCDLCVRECPIGTTALRLEPLPDGKGSTPVVGDACVGCGVCEMICPEEPTCIEIIPSAAEARA
- a CDS encoding ABC transporter permease, giving the protein MREAPASARATRPRWATATAQQKTKATSIGRRSKTRCGNENVSEENTLPTEAGAVPALSREPEALHAPAPSGGLRHVISLELAESLRARWFLVYALVFPGLVALLFAFTLTESRILGFMGLSRLLVTYIQVCMAILPIFVLVTTVRSVAGDREAGIFEYLLALPIGLGAWYWGRIIARFGLVFLPVLIALLGAATWGWIQEIPFQVSTLAIYSALLLALTACFLGIGMLISVLARSVDAAQGSAFVLWLFLVLFLDLILLGTLIEEHIPAETAVAIALANPLQVFRTAAMALFDPDLVLLGPAAFVILDFFGPKGFLAWAVFYPTALGSLCALLGFWRFRNSDLP
- the nosD gene encoding nitrous oxide reductase family maturation protein NosD, with protein sequence MMAWRAVALLLLAAVAANGEEIRPLQKLIDATPAGGELRLEPGVYAGPVVVTLPILIDGAGKATVDSGGKGSVFVLETNGAQLRGLTLRGSGENHDTLDAGVQIRGDHNVVEDNVIEDCLFGVDLAQSDDNIVRNNRIRSKDLELGIRGDAIRLWYSQRNQILGNQIENARDMVVWYSGDNRIIGNRVRGSRYALHFMYAKRNEVEENDYRDNMVGIFLMYSDDVEIRRNRIVGAQGATGMGVGFKESSGVVLEENEIIYCAKGIYLDISPYETDRANRFERNQLAYNGVGVLFHSQWRGNLFANNDFVDNFTQVAVRGGGHAMAHTWKGNYWDDYQGFDRDGDGGGDLPHKAFAYSDRMWMDKPAAAFFRASPVFEVLDFLDRLAPFIDPLQILEDPSPRFEPRGF
- a CDS encoding ABC transporter ATP-binding protein, whose protein sequence is MTIQAKHVTKRFDKAAVLDDLSLDISAGDRIALVGANGAGKTTLVRCLLGEYRYEGEISIGGLEPRKDRREVLRRVGFVPQLPPPLRMTARHLIDFTARIAGCDAGRIDDTTARLGLDLASLAGRPFVKLSGGQKQKLLIACALGRPCDLLFLDEPAANLDPDARSVFFSLLEERVGHATMLVSSHRLDEVAPLVGRVVELDLGKVVLDDRVADAGAITDRLHCIVELARPDTACRAALLDWTLAADEAGLLFSGEIAGPDRLRFLGTASRYSGVIRRLEIETKEPS